A single region of the Chryseobacterium culicis genome encodes:
- a CDS encoding acyl transferase, translating to MELNNIFNIQTEQDFLNASLKTFRYQYENVEIYRKFVDFLKVNPDEVDSLVKIPFLPIEMFKNHQILDKNAAADLFFQSSGTTQMNLSKHFIADPDLYEESIYKSFEQFIGKPEDFIFLGLLPSYLEKQNSSLIYMVDYLMKKSAKPENGYFLYNHSELFELLNTLQGKKVILFGVSFALLDFLDYCHSEQSEESLNFPENLVVIETGGMKGRKEEMTKDELLKILQEGLKTDKIYSEYSMTELLSQAYSLGNNEYECPNWMRIMVRNAEDPLAYEKEGRTGAINIIDLANTHSCSFIATQDLGKIVGDKFQVLGRIDHSDIRGCSLLVS from the coding sequence ATGGAATTAAATAATATATTCAACATACAAACTGAACAGGATTTCCTGAATGCATCATTGAAAACATTTCGTTATCAATATGAAAATGTTGAAATATACAGGAAATTTGTTGATTTTCTGAAGGTTAACCCCGATGAGGTGGACAGTCTGGTAAAGATTCCTTTCCTGCCTATTGAAATGTTTAAAAACCATCAGATTCTGGATAAAAATGCTGCTGCAGATCTTTTCTTTCAGAGTTCAGGAACCACCCAGATGAATCTTTCCAAACATTTCATAGCAGATCCGGATCTTTATGAAGAAAGCATTTATAAAAGTTTTGAACAGTTTATCGGAAAACCGGAAGACTTTATTTTTCTGGGTTTACTCCCAAGTTATCTTGAGAAACAAAATTCATCACTGATCTATATGGTAGATTATCTGATGAAGAAATCTGCCAAACCGGAAAACGGATATTTCCTTTATAATCATTCCGAACTCTTTGAGCTTTTGAATACACTGCAGGGTAAAAAAGTTATTCTTTTCGGAGTTTCTTTTGCCTTATTAGACTTTCTGGATTACTGTCATTCTGAGCAAAGCGAAGAATCTCTAAATTTTCCTGAAAATTTAGTGGTGATAGAAACCGGTGGTATGAAAGGACGAAAGGAAGAAATGACAAAGGATGAATTGTTGAAAATCTTGCAGGAAGGACTTAAAACAGACAAAATCTATTCGGAATACTCTATGACAGAGTTGCTTTCACAGGCTTATTCCCTTGGAAATAACGAATATGAATGTCCAAACTGGATGAGAATTATGGTTCGAAATGCAGAAGATCCTTTAGCTTACGAAAAAGAAGGACGTACAGGAGCTATTAACATCATTGATCTTGCCAACACCCATTCCTGTTCATTTATTGCCACACAGGATTTAGGAAAAATAGTCGGAGATAAATTTCAGGTACTGGGAAGAATAGACCATTCTGATATCAGAGGATGCAGTCTGCTGGTGAGTTGA
- a CDS encoding UDP-2,3-diacylglucosamine diphosphatase, translated as MLKTTINLEPGKKVYFASDQHFGAPTPKESKVREEKFIRWMDEIKEDAQVLFLMGDLFDFWHEWKHVIPKGYVRVLGKIAELKDRGIHIYFFVGNHDLWMKDYLEEEIGCTVFYQKQYFEMGGKQFLLAHGDGLGPGDKGYKRMKKLFTNPVAQWFFKWLHPDIAMKIALYMSQKNKMISGEEDKAFLGEDKEFLIIYSKEKLKTQKIDYFIYGHRHLPMVLDLEQNAKYINLGDWISYFTYGVFEKDFELRTFEK; from the coding sequence GTGCTAAAAACAACAATTAATTTAGAGCCTGGAAAAAAAGTATACTTTGCTTCGGATCAGCATTTTGGAGCTCCTACACCCAAGGAAAGTAAGGTGCGTGAGGAGAAGTTTATACGCTGGATGGACGAGATCAAAGAAGATGCTCAGGTTTTATTTTTAATGGGTGATCTTTTTGATTTCTGGCACGAATGGAAGCATGTTATTCCTAAAGGGTACGTGCGCGTGCTTGGAAAAATTGCAGAATTGAAAGACCGGGGAATTCACATTTATTTCTTTGTCGGAAACCATGATCTCTGGATGAAAGATTATCTGGAAGAAGAGATTGGGTGCACGGTATTCTACCAGAAACAATATTTTGAAATGGGAGGGAAGCAGTTTCTGCTGGCTCATGGAGATGGATTAGGACCCGGAGACAAAGGATATAAAAGAATGAAAAAACTATTCACAAACCCTGTGGCACAATGGTTCTTCAAATGGCTTCATCCGGATATTGCAATGAAAATTGCTTTGTATATGTCCCAAAAAAATAAAATGATCTCCGGAGAAGAAGACAAAGCATTCCTTGGAGAAGATAAAGAATTTCTGATTATTTATTCCAAAGAAAAGCTGAAAACGCAGAAGATTGATTACTTTATCTACGGACACAGGCATTTGCCAATGGTGCTGGATCTGGAACAGAATGCAAAATATATCAATCTTGGAGACTGGATTTCCTATTTCACTTATGGGGTTTTTGAAAAGGATTTTGAACTCAGGACTTTTGAAAAATAA
- a CDS encoding 6-pyruvoyl trahydropterin synthase family protein has protein sequence MIRITKIFTFETAHVLYNYDGKCKNMHGHSYKLFVTVKGKPINDIENPKNGMVVDFGDIKSIVKSEIVDVWDHAVLVNALSPHKELGDDLEQKGHKVIYCSFQPTCENMLYAIAAKIKSRLPEGISLAYLKLHETENSYGEWFAEDNQ, from the coding sequence ATGATACGTATTACAAAAATTTTTACATTCGAAACGGCTCACGTACTTTACAACTACGATGGGAAGTGTAAAAATATGCATGGACATTCTTATAAGCTGTTTGTAACAGTGAAAGGAAAACCGATCAATGATATTGAAAATCCTAAAAATGGAATGGTGGTAGATTTCGGAGATATTAAAAGTATCGTAAAGTCTGAAATCGTAGATGTATGGGACCATGCGGTTCTTGTCAATGCCCTGTCTCCTCACAAAGAATTAGGAGATGATCTTGAGCAGAAGGGACATAAAGTAATCTATTGCAGCTTCCAGCCAACCTGTGAAAACATGTTATATGCCATTGCTGCTAAAATCAAATCAAGACTTCCTGAAGGAATTTCTTTAGCTTATCTTAAGCTTCATGAGACAGAAAACTCTTATGGAGAATGGTTTGCAGAAGATAATCAATAA
- a CDS encoding serine hydrolase, whose translation MKSSVLTLLFSSFFFTGYSQTAEQSKAIDNYIKKVIQINEIPGIAVGIVTHNKVTFQKYYGTETLESDKKVDSNSMFRVYSTTKLMSNIGLFKLVEQGKVSLEDKISKYIDNVPTDWQNVQVKNLVSHSSGLPDWIRFSDISIDAPNAEVIERLSKEKMEFETGSDYRYNQTNYMLITMIIEKITGEKFEDYITENQFSDSQNQVVFSSDSMEKIPNRIVKYIYNNDTHHYDKSTFVEGRRAHSANGLAITLPAFLEWSIHLSKNDFLKPSTQDLMWKPFEYKNKDIKFTHGWDMSTFNNIKSYHFSGGNVSAYRIYPDQNMSIVLMSSGYKTFPVFYTMVNQIAGIMDKQLLNPYTLAEEYTRTESFVYPGRKKEIYGYRKEKDIVIFSYQFPEKQSTELIKNISVAGSFNDWNPDDKVFQMSLKKNNTFELSIPTSKFEKGKTYQFKFIMNKNGWLSVPSNAINVDGSQDNNLTLKID comes from the coding sequence ATGAAATCATCTGTTTTAACTCTATTATTTTCAAGTTTTTTCTTTACGGGTTACAGCCAGACGGCAGAACAGTCAAAAGCTATTGATAACTATATAAAAAAGGTTATTCAAATCAATGAAATACCGGGAATAGCGGTAGGAATCGTAACCCATAATAAAGTAACTTTTCAGAAATATTATGGAACAGAAACGCTGGAAAGTGATAAAAAAGTAGATTCCAATTCCATGTTCAGGGTATATTCTACTACAAAACTGATGTCAAATATTGGCCTTTTTAAGCTTGTTGAACAAGGGAAAGTATCCCTGGAAGATAAAATTTCAAAATATATTGACAATGTACCAACAGACTGGCAAAATGTTCAGGTAAAAAATCTTGTTTCTCATTCTTCAGGGCTGCCGGATTGGATTCGTTTCAGTGATATTTCCATAGATGCTCCCAATGCTGAAGTTATTGAGCGGTTGTCAAAAGAAAAAATGGAATTTGAAACAGGAAGTGATTATAGATACAATCAGACAAATTACATGCTGATCACCATGATCATTGAAAAAATAACGGGTGAGAAATTTGAAGACTATATCACAGAAAATCAGTTCTCAGACTCCCAAAATCAAGTGGTATTCTCCTCTGATTCTATGGAGAAAATTCCGAACAGAATTGTAAAGTATATCTACAACAATGATACCCATCACTATGATAAATCTACCTTTGTGGAAGGAAGAAGAGCTCACTCTGCCAATGGATTGGCTATTACGCTGCCTGCTTTTTTAGAATGGAGTATCCATCTTAGTAAGAATGATTTCCTGAAACCTTCCACACAAGACCTGATGTGGAAACCTTTTGAATATAAAAATAAAGATATCAAATTTACCCACGGCTGGGATATGTCAACTTTTAATAACATAAAATCATATCACTTTTCAGGTGGAAATGTTAGTGCATACAGAATTTATCCGGACCAGAATATGTCTATCGTGTTGATGTCCAGTGGATATAAAACCTTTCCTGTTTTTTATACCATGGTCAACCAGATTGCAGGCATCATGGATAAACAGTTGCTGAACCCATATACGCTGGCAGAGGAATATACAAGAACCGAATCTTTTGTTTATCCCGGACGTAAAAAAGAAATTTACGGCTACCGAAAAGAAAAAGACATTGTTATTTTTTCCTATCAGTTTCCTGAAAAACAAAGCACAGAGCTGATCAAGAATATTTCAGTGGCAGGCTCTTTTAATGACTGGAATCCTGATGATAAAGTATTTCAGATGAGTCTGAAAAAGAATAATACTTTTGAACTGTCAATCCCAACATCTAAGTTCGAAAAAGGAAAGACTTACCAGTTTAAATTTATAATGAATAAAAACGGTTGGCTTTCTGTACCTTCCAATGCAATCAATGTAGATGGATCTCAGGATAATAATTTAACGTTAAAAATTGATTAA
- a CDS encoding acyl-CoA thioesterase: MNLMYEKQIRVTEEHIDQNNHVNNVQYVHWVEEVAAEHWDLLKHKTEYINDAWMLLDHHIQYKKQVYLNDIITVRTYPMTPEGAKQPRKVEFYCNDELVVASSTLWILFDPETKKIKRLDHDWLEKFF; the protein is encoded by the coding sequence ATGAACTTAATGTACGAAAAACAGATACGAGTAACAGAAGAACATATTGATCAGAATAACCATGTGAATAATGTACAGTATGTGCACTGGGTGGAAGAAGTAGCTGCTGAGCACTGGGATCTTTTAAAACATAAAACCGAATATATCAACGATGCCTGGATGCTTCTGGATCATCATATTCAATATAAAAAGCAGGTTTATCTGAATGATATCATCACCGTAAGAACTTATCCCATGACTCCTGAGGGAGCCAAGCAGCCAAGGAAAGTTGAATTTTATTGCAATGATGAACTTGTGGTAGCCTCCAGTACACTCTGGATTTTGTTTGATCCTGAAACCAAGAAAATCAAACGACTGGATCATGACTGGCTGGAGAAGTTTTTTTAA
- a CDS encoding OmpH family outer membrane protein: protein MNLIKVLFITLGLTLTANAAKAQQKIGSVNTDEIFASLPEAKTIGTTIDNLTKTKQTEIEKLITEYQNKLKAAKDKEKTLSEANKEAVTKELIAAQTELQGIGKKIEEARAQAGKDIAAKQSELLTPLQQKVRSAISSAAKERGLNYIFDVASQESNNLVYNDGSEDITALVKSKLGATAAPAKPAGKSK, encoded by the coding sequence ATGAATTTAATCAAAGTACTTTTTATTACATTAGGATTAACACTTACTGCAAATGCTGCGAAAGCCCAACAGAAGATTGGAAGCGTGAATACTGATGAAATTTTTGCAAGTTTACCCGAAGCAAAAACTATAGGTACCACTATTGATAATCTAACTAAAACCAAGCAGACGGAAATTGAAAAACTGATTACTGAATATCAGAACAAACTGAAAGCGGCAAAAGATAAAGAGAAAACTCTGAGTGAAGCTAATAAAGAAGCGGTGACTAAAGAACTTATCGCTGCACAAACAGAACTGCAAGGTATTGGTAAGAAGATAGAAGAGGCTAGAGCACAGGCAGGTAAAGATATTGCTGCTAAACAAAGTGAATTGCTAACTCCTCTACAGCAAAAAGTAAGATCTGCTATTTCCTCTGCTGCCAAAGAAAGAGGTCTGAATTATATATTTGATGTGGCATCACAGGAATCTAATAATCTTGTTTACAACGATGGAAGTGAGGATATCACTGCTCTTGTGAAAAGTAAATTAGGAGCTACAGCAGCGCCTGCAAAACCTGCGGGAAAATCTAAATAA
- the aceA gene encoding isocitrate lyase: protein MKTRQEQIQAMEQDWLTNPRWNGVKRPYTAEEVLKLRGSYTIDYTIATEMSKKFWDKLNTQDYVAGLGALTGNQAVQEVDAGLEAIYLSGWQVAADANLSGEMYPDQSLYPANSVPSVVKKINNALLRADQVQSVSGTGNKEYLVPIIADAEAGFGGNLNAFELMKQMIEAGAAAVHFEDQLSSAKKCGHLGGKVLVPTQEAINKLIAARLAADVLGVPSLIIARTDADAADLLTSDIDDRDKKFVTGERTSEGFYVVKNGVEQGIDRGLSYAPYADLIWMETSNPDLEQARRFAEGIHAKFPGKMLAYNCSPSFNWAARLSVEEMSTFREELAKMGYKFQFITLAGFHALNTAMFELALAYKERGMAGYSELQEREFALQQKGFRAVKHQSFVGTGYFDEIQNIVTNGSSATVAMKDSTETAQFH, encoded by the coding sequence ATGAAAACAAGACAAGAACAAATCCAGGCTATGGAGCAAGATTGGCTGACAAATCCACGCTGGAATGGGGTAAAAAGACCTTATACGGCAGAAGAAGTTTTAAAACTTCGCGGATCTTATACCATAGATTATACAATTGCTACAGAAATGTCCAAAAAATTCTGGGATAAATTAAATACCCAGGATTATGTGGCAGGACTTGGCGCATTGACAGGCAATCAGGCAGTACAGGAGGTAGATGCGGGACTGGAAGCTATTTATCTTTCAGGCTGGCAGGTAGCTGCAGATGCTAACTTATCAGGAGAAATGTATCCCGATCAGTCCTTGTATCCTGCCAATTCAGTGCCTTCTGTTGTAAAGAAAATAAATAATGCTTTATTGAGAGCAGATCAGGTACAATCTGTGAGCGGAACAGGAAATAAAGAATATCTGGTACCCATTATTGCAGACGCAGAAGCGGGCTTTGGTGGAAATCTGAATGCTTTTGAACTAATGAAACAGATGATTGAAGCTGGTGCAGCTGCCGTTCATTTTGAAGATCAGCTTTCTTCCGCAAAAAAATGTGGACATCTTGGAGGAAAAGTATTAGTACCCACTCAGGAAGCTATAAATAAACTGATTGCTGCTCGTCTGGCTGCCGATGTACTGGGAGTTCCGAGCCTTATTATTGCAAGAACAGACGCGGATGCTGCAGATTTACTGACTTCTGATATTGATGACAGAGATAAGAAATTTGTAACGGGAGAAAGAACTTCCGAAGGATTTTATGTAGTGAAAAACGGAGTAGAACAGGGGATCGACAGAGGTTTATCCTATGCTCCGTATGCAGACCTGATCTGGATGGAAACCTCAAATCCTGATCTGGAGCAGGCAAGAAGATTTGCAGAAGGAATTCATGCAAAATTCCCAGGAAAAATGCTGGCTTACAACTGTTCTCCTTCATTTAACTGGGCTGCAAGGCTGAGCGTAGAAGAAATGTCTACTTTCCGTGAGGAACTGGCTAAAATGGGATATAAATTTCAGTTTATTACGCTGGCAGGATTCCATGCGCTGAATACAGCTATGTTTGAACTGGCATTAGCATATAAAGAAAGAGGAATGGCGGGATATTCAGAACTTCAGGAGCGTGAGTTTGCATTACAGCAGAAAGGATTCAGAGCAGTGAAGCATCAGTCTTTTGTAGGAACAGGGTATTTTGATGAAATACAGAATATTGTTACCAATGGCTCTTCAGCCACTGTAGCAATGAAAGATTCTACAGAAACCGCACAATTCCATTAG
- the aceB gene encoding malate synthase A, whose product METKTQLEIKAQKQFEEIFTPDLVDFLIALHQNFNHKRLELLEERKNIQEHLDEGKLPEFLKETAEIRNGNWVCAPLPDDMLDRRVEITGPVDRKMIINALNSGASTFMADFEDSTSPVWENCIQGQINLSDAINRTIDFVNEKGKAYTLHEKTAVLQVRPRGLHLPEKHIEINGEKTSGSLIDFGMYFFRNATPLLEKGSAPYFYLPKLEHYKEARWWNEVFVFAQNYLGIPEGTIKATVLIETITASFQIDEILFELKEHSAGLNCGRWDYIFSYIKKFRNLPEFIVPDRDQVTMSSPFMSAYSKRVIEICHKRNVHAIGGMAAQIPVKDNDEANNAAFEKVRNDKEREVKNGHDGTWVAHPALVTVAKEIFDQYMPSKNQIDKKFEYHITESDLLEIPKGEITEKGVRKNINVGILYLESWLMGTGAAAIYNLMEDAATAEISRTQIWQWLKNEAVLSDDRTLTRSMILQWEKEEMDNIEKYVGEFRFQNGKFNLAKELFNELIFSEKFEEFLTLKAYPFI is encoded by the coding sequence ATGGAAACTAAGACTCAATTAGAAATTAAGGCACAGAAGCAGTTTGAGGAAATATTTACTCCTGATTTGGTAGATTTTCTGATTGCACTTCATCAGAATTTCAATCATAAAAGGCTTGAACTTTTAGAAGAAAGAAAAAACATACAGGAACATCTTGATGAAGGAAAACTTCCGGAATTCTTAAAAGAAACAGCAGAAATCCGAAACGGAAATTGGGTATGTGCTCCGCTTCCTGACGATATGCTGGACAGGAGAGTAGAAATTACCGGACCTGTGGACCGTAAGATGATTATCAATGCCCTGAATTCCGGAGCATCTACATTTATGGCTGATTTTGAAGATAGCACTTCGCCGGTATGGGAAAACTGTATTCAGGGGCAGATTAATCTTTCTGATGCGATTAACCGTACTATTGATTTTGTCAACGAAAAAGGAAAAGCATATACTCTTCATGAAAAAACTGCGGTTTTACAGGTTCGTCCACGCGGTCTTCATCTTCCGGAGAAGCATATTGAAATCAATGGAGAGAAAACTTCCGGTTCACTGATTGATTTTGGAATGTATTTTTTCAGAAATGCAACACCGCTTTTGGAAAAAGGAAGTGCCCCTTATTTTTATCTTCCAAAATTGGAACATTATAAAGAAGCACGCTGGTGGAATGAGGTTTTTGTTTTTGCTCAAAATTATCTGGGAATTCCGGAAGGAACGATTAAAGCCACTGTTTTAATCGAAACCATTACTGCCTCATTTCAGATTGATGAAATTTTATTTGAATTAAAAGAACACAGTGCAGGGCTGAATTGTGGCAGATGGGATTATATTTTCTCTTACATTAAAAAGTTCAGAAATCTTCCTGAATTTATTGTTCCGGACAGAGATCAGGTGACCATGAGTTCTCCTTTTATGAGTGCTTATTCAAAAAGAGTGATAGAAATATGTCATAAAAGAAATGTACATGCTATCGGTGGAATGGCCGCGCAGATTCCTGTAAAAGATAATGATGAAGCTAATAATGCTGCTTTTGAGAAAGTAAGAAATGATAAAGAACGGGAAGTGAAAAATGGTCATGACGGAACCTGGGTGGCACATCCGGCCTTAGTGACTGTCGCTAAAGAAATTTTTGATCAATATATGCCTTCCAAAAATCAGATCGATAAAAAATTTGAATACCATATAACGGAAAGCGACCTGTTGGAAATTCCCAAAGGAGAGATCACAGAGAAAGGGGTCCGAAAAAATATCAATGTAGGAATTCTTTACCTTGAAAGCTGGCTGATGGGAACGGGTGCTGCCGCCATTTATAATCTGATGGAAGATGCTGCCACTGCAGAGATTTCAAGAACCCAGATTTGGCAATGGCTAAAAAATGAAGCGGTACTGAGTGATGACAGAACATTAACCCGAAGTATGATTTTGCAGTGGGAAAAAGAAGAAATGGACAATATTGAAAAGTATGTGGGGGAATTTCGTTTCCAAAACGGGAAATTTAATCTTGCCAAAGAACTTTTCAATGAATTGATTTTCTCTGAAAAATTTGAAGAATTTCTGACCCTTAAAGCATATCCTTTTATTTAG
- a CDS encoding helix-turn-helix domain-containing protein, translating into MNSESDFIKTVFGLKLKQQRQKKNWSLQDLAVKTGLSKSYLNEIENGKKYPKHDKIIQLSDALNCTFDDLVSTKLDKSLAPFNEILQSDFFKEVPLELFGINKNNLISIISDAPKKVTAFINALIEISQNYNLGKERFYFAVLRSFQELYDNYFPEIEEKVRVFILENQLQIGKNLKSEVLEKILIEKFSYTIQSEDFEKYGTLDNLRSLFIPEKKLLLLNQKLEKDQKTFILAKEIGFNVLELKIRPNTYSWLDFGSFEEILNNFYASYFAGALLISKQPVIEKTSEFFQQNTWEPNHFENLINSFTLSPETFYYRLTNILSAEMGIKDLFYLCLVKKKNSDKIQILKELHLNHQQAPHANAMNEHYCRRWIAVKNLDDLKENETLTDAQISHYKDQGISYLVISTSQRNPFSDGSNRSYCLGILLNTQTIKKIGFIKSPSLKTINVGVTCESCSIADCEVRQAPPVRLEKEHFNLSMKSSVEKIRKRFEN; encoded by the coding sequence ATGAATTCAGAAAGCGACTTTATCAAAACAGTTTTTGGGCTAAAACTGAAACAGCAGAGACAAAAGAAAAACTGGTCTTTGCAGGATCTTGCTGTAAAGACAGGATTATCAAAGTCTTACCTCAACGAGATTGAAAACGGAAAAAAATATCCCAAGCATGATAAAATCATTCAGCTTTCTGATGCTTTGAATTGCACTTTTGATGATCTGGTTTCCACCAAGCTTGATAAAAGTCTTGCTCCTTTCAATGAAATCCTGCAGTCTGATTTCTTTAAAGAAGTTCCGCTGGAACTGTTTGGGATCAATAAAAATAACCTGATCAGCATTATCAGTGATGCCCCTAAAAAAGTAACTGCTTTCATCAATGCATTGATTGAAATTTCCCAGAATTATAATTTGGGAAAGGAAAGATTTTATTTTGCGGTATTAAGATCATTCCAGGAGTTGTACGATAATTATTTCCCGGAAATTGAGGAAAAAGTAAGGGTATTTATCCTGGAAAACCAGTTACAAATCGGAAAAAATTTAAAATCTGAAGTGCTGGAAAAAATTCTTATAGAAAAGTTCAGTTATACCATTCAATCTGAAGATTTTGAAAAATACGGAACGCTGGATAATCTCCGGTCGCTTTTTATTCCGGAGAAAAAACTATTGCTATTGAACCAAAAACTTGAGAAGGATCAGAAAACTTTTATCCTTGCAAAAGAAATTGGATTCAATGTTCTGGAATTAAAAATCCGCCCGAACACTTATTCCTGGCTTGATTTTGGTAGTTTTGAAGAAATTCTGAATAACTTTTACGCTTCTTATTTCGCAGGAGCTCTGCTAATTTCAAAACAACCTGTTATTGAAAAAACTTCTGAGTTCTTTCAGCAAAATACTTGGGAACCTAACCATTTCGAGAATCTTATCAACAGCTTTACCCTCTCCCCTGAAACTTTTTATTACCGACTTACCAATATTCTTTCGGCTGAAATGGGAATCAAAGATCTGTTTTATTTATGCCTGGTAAAAAAGAAAAATTCAGATAAAATTCAGATTTTAAAAGAGCTCCACCTGAACCATCAGCAAGCTCCTCATGCCAATGCAATGAACGAACATTATTGCAGAAGATGGATTGCCGTGAAAAATCTTGATGATTTAAAAGAAAATGAAACTCTGACAGATGCTCAGATCTCACATTACAAAGATCAGGGAATAAGTTATCTGGTTATTTCCACCTCACAGAGAAATCCTTTTTCGGATGGAAGCAACAGAAGTTATTGTCTGGGGATTTTATTGAATACTCAAACGATCAAAAAAATAGGCTTCATCAAGTCTCCTTCTTTAAAAACGATCAATGTAGGTGTTACTTGTGAATCATGCAGTATTGCCGATTGTGAAGTAAGGCAAGCTCCTCCGGTAAGGCTGGAAAAGGAACATTTTAATCTGAGCATGAAAAGCTCTGTGGAAAAGATAAGGAAGAGGTTTGAGAATTAA
- a CDS encoding ComF family protein: MILDLLFPNHCIHCNRIIDPELLICDLCLTQIHFTHYNYFESNPIKEKCSLFFPVENAYALIQFEEEGLSRQIVHELKYKSREKAGKILADWTIERLEFKDEKPDLLMSVPLHPKKLKERGYNQLHLFTETLSSFYNIPFNHQLIKRNHYSKAQALKDKQHRLESVNTFSITQPITGKHILLIDDVFTTGNTVSSVAWEILNAGNNKVSVLVMAVDI, encoded by the coding sequence ATGATATTAGACTTATTGTTTCCGAACCATTGCATCCATTGCAACAGAATCATTGATCCTGAACTTTTGATATGTGATCTTTGCCTTACCCAGATTCATTTTACCCATTATAATTATTTCGAAAGCAATCCGATCAAAGAAAAATGCAGTTTATTTTTTCCGGTTGAAAACGCATATGCTTTAATACAGTTTGAAGAGGAAGGCTTAAGTCGGCAGATTGTTCATGAGCTAAAGTACAAAAGCAGGGAAAAGGCAGGAAAAATTCTTGCAGACTGGACCATCGAACGCCTGGAATTCAAGGATGAAAAACCTGATTTATTGATGAGCGTACCCCTTCACCCCAAGAAACTCAAGGAACGCGGATACAATCAACTTCATTTATTCACAGAAACTTTATCTTCATTTTACAACATTCCTTTTAATCATCAACTCATTAAAAGAAATCATTATTCAAAAGCACAGGCTTTAAAGGATAAGCAACACAGACTGGAATCTGTCAATACATTCTCCATCACTCAACCTATTACCGGAAAGCATATTCTTTTGATTGACGATGTTTTCACTACAGGAAATACCGTTTCGTCTGTAGCATGGGAGATTTTAAATGCAGGAAACAATAAAGTGAGTGTTTTGGTAATGGCTGTGGATATTTGA
- a CDS encoding alpha/beta fold hydrolase — translation MPNLLLLHGALGHSDIFKPYLNTLSQYFTVHTPLFSGHGDQELPADGINIGKYTQELSEYCRVNTLTDVSIFGHSMGGYVALCYAMENPENVNSIITLGTKFDWTEEQSLKESKMLNPDVILEKIPQYAQLLESQHGAKWKQLLPAIADLMIDLGKNPPLENNLATITTPTQIMVGDKDNMVTIEESMRVYRSLPNGKLAVLPDTKHPMDKVRPNLLLNLIKDFWNLS, via the coding sequence ATGCCAAATCTGCTTTTACTGCACGGAGCCTTAGGTCACAGCGACATTTTCAAACCTTATTTGAATACTTTATCCCAATATTTTACGGTACACACTCCTTTGTTTTCAGGGCATGGAGATCAGGAACTTCCTGCAGATGGCATTAACATTGGAAAATACACCCAAGAACTCTCCGAATACTGTAGAGTGAATACCTTAACAGATGTATCAATCTTCGGACATAGTATGGGAGGTTATGTTGCCCTTTGCTACGCAATGGAAAATCCTGAAAATGTAAATTCTATTATAACACTGGGAACAAAATTCGACTGGACTGAGGAACAGTCTTTGAAAGAAAGTAAAATGCTTAATCCGGATGTTATTCTTGAAAAAATTCCGCAGTATGCGCAACTTTTAGAATCCCAGCACGGAGCAAAATGGAAACAGCTTCTTCCTGCTATTGCTGATTTAATGATTGATTTAGGTAAAAATCCTCCTCTGGAAAATAATCTTGCTACGATTACTACTCCAACTCAAATTATGGTAGGAGATAAAGATAACATGGTCACTATTGAAGAGAGTATGAGAGTTTACAGAAGTCTTCCAAACGGAAAATTGGCCGTACTTCCGGACACAAAGCATCCTATGGATAAAGTACGACCCAATTTATTATTGAATTTAATTAAAGATTTCTGGAATCTTTCTTAA